A genomic segment from Castor canadensis chromosome 1, mCasCan1.hap1v2, whole genome shotgun sequence encodes:
- the LOC141411017 gene encoding serum amyloid A-3 protein-like translates to MKLAIGIIFCFLLLGVDSQRWTSFVKEAGQGARDMWRAYSDMREANWKGADKYFHARGNYDASRRGPGGAWAAKVISDAREGIQRLTGHGAEDSRADQFANEWGRSGKDPNHFRPAGLPRKY, encoded by the exons ATGAAGCTTGCCATTGGCAtcattttctgcttcctgttGTTGGGAGTTGACAGCCAAAGGTGGACCTCATTTGTCAAGGAAGCTGGTCAAG GGGCGAGAGACATGTGGCGAGCCTACTCTGACATGAGAGAGGCCAATTGGAAAGGAGCGGACAAGTACTTCCATGCTCGGGGGAACTATGATGCTTCCCGGAGGGGACCTGGGGGAGCCTGGGCTGCTAAAGTCATCAG TGATGCCAGAGAGGGTATTCAGAGACTCACAGGCCATGGAGCAGAGGACTCAAGGGCTGACCAGTTTGCCAATGAATGGGGCCGGAGTGGCAAAGACCCCAATCACTTCAGACCTGCTGGCCTGCCCAGAAAATATTGA